One region of Oncorhynchus mykiss isolate Arlee chromosome 8, USDA_OmykA_1.1, whole genome shotgun sequence genomic DNA includes:
- the LOC110530077 gene encoding angiomotin-like 2a yields the protein MSSTEEPSGTVLHRLIQEQLRYGNPTDARTLLAIQQQALRGGSGGSPGGGPGSGAGEGPGGSPRSSLESLTQEDSSFLQLSARQEPQGQEHQGDYQHSESSYQLYQLHGEELPTYEQAKAHSQYLAQHWAPATGAHKQLRERDCRAADEELIELKRGHMRSLSEHLLQLSLERNCAMAKSEAVKSSSHSYPELGYCAPPQGLRDKCSPHPEYSSVPIMSQGYMPIHAQEPQCVYRDIPQPIQTEQHRYVAPVQQQTETCYSMFTSRPPGVVEEPKQVELLMLENERLRQELEGHREKACRIHKLEQEIQRISEAYEALMQGSSKRESLEQTLRGRLVAEIRRLQDFNMDLRESLENARTQAAKEVEAADHNQHVMTKLLEQSEEQQFERERAERELQRLRNFAEEQGLRAEQLEEALESQRCRGRQLEEELRRKRAYVEKVERLQSALAQLQATCEKREGLEMRLRTRLEQELKSLRAQQRQSHPPGVTVGSLHERLREREERILALEADMMRWEQKYLEESTMRQFAMDVAATAAAQRDTTIINHSPCHSSNNSFNEDLPVSDYRNQEMENRIRALYAHILEKDAVIKVLHQRLHQDQVEKSGFCLRAAMSTSSISTAKCASVSKGKSLSDDQTPVSPFRCSSPAHPSQSCGSEDGAKVKEPTTGSKLSIDNAAAQQLKSSSLNTLRGLDDLEAEAVEIFI from the exons ATGTCATCCACAGAAGAGCCGTCTGGCACGGTCCTGCACCGCCTCATCCAGGAACAACTACGCTACGGCAACCCCACAGACGCACGTACCCTCCTGGCCATCCAGCAGCAGGCCCTGCGCGGAGGCAGCGGAGGGTCCCCTGGTGGGGGGCCTGGGAGTGGAGCAGGAGAGGGCCCCGGTGGAAGTCCTCGCTCCTCTCTGGAGAGCCTCACCCAGGAAGACTCCTCATTCCTCCAACTATCAGCCCGCCAGGAGCCCCAGGGCCAGGAACACCAGGGAGACTACCAGCACTCGGAGAGTAGCTACCAGCTTTACCAGCTCCACGGCGAGGAGCTGCCCACCTACGAGCAGGCCAAAGCCCACTCTCAGTACCTGGCTCAGCATTGGGCACCCGCCACAGGCGCCCACAAGCAGCTGCGCGAACGGGACTGCCGTGCGGCGGATGAGGAGCTGATTGAGTTGAAGCGAGGGCATATGCGATCGCTGAGTGAGCATCTCCTGCAGCTGTCTCTGGAGAGGAATTGTGCCATGGCGAAGTCTGAGGCGGTCAAGAGCTCCTCACATAGCTACCCGGAGCTGGGTTACTGCGCCCCCCCACAAGGCCTCCGGGACAAATGTAGCCCACACCCAGAGTACTCATCTGTTCCCATCATGTCCCAAGGATATATGCCCATCCATGCCCAAGAGCCCCAGTGTGTGTACAGGGACATTCCCCAGCCAATCCAGACCGAGCAGCACAG GTATGTGGCCCCAGTTCAGCAGCAAACGGAGACCTGCTACAGCATGTTCACCAGTCGGCCCCCTGGTGTCGTGGAGGAGCCCAAGCAGGTGGAACTGCTGATGCTGGAGAACGAGAGGCTGAGGCAGGAGCTGGAGGGCCACCGAGAGAAGGCCTGCCGCATCCACAAG ttggAGCAGGAGATCCAGAGGATCTCAGAGGCCTATGAGGCTCTGATGCAGGGCAGCAGTAAGAGGGAGAGCCTGGAGCAGACCCTGAGGGGCAGACTGGTGGCCGAGATCAGGAGGCTGCAGGACTTCAACATGGACCTTAGAG AAAGCCTGGAAAATGCCAGAACACAGGCCGCCAAAGAAGTGGAAGCTGCTGACCACAACCAGCACGTCATGACCAAACTGCTCGAGCAAA GCGAGGAGCAGCAGTTTGAGCGTGAGCGTGCCGAGCGCGAACTCCAGAGGCTCCGCAACTTCGCAGAGGAGCAGGGCCTGAGGGCGGAGCAGCTCGAGGAGGCCCTAGAGTCCCAGCGGTGCAGGGGCCGGCAGCTGGAAGAGGAACTGCGGCGGAAGCGGGCCTACGTGGAGAAGGTGGAGCGGCTGCAGAGCGCCCTGGCTCAGCTGCAGGCCACCTGCGAGAAGCGCGAGGGCCTGGAGATGAGGTTGAGGACACGCCTGGAGCAAGAGCTGAAGAGCCTTAGGGCGCAGCAGAGGCAGTCTCACCCGCCGGGCGTGACTGTGGGCTCGCTGCACGAGCGtctgagggaaagagaggagcgTATCCTAGCCCTGGAGGCGGACATGATGCGCTGGGAGCAGAAGTACTTAGAGGAGAGCACCATGAGGCAGTTCGCCATGGACGTGGCCGCCACCGCCGCCGCTCAGAG AGACACAACCATCATCAACCATTCCCCCTGTCACTCTTCAAACAACAGCTTCAACGAGGACCTGCCTGTATCTGACTACCGAAACCAGGAGATGGAAAACCG GATCCGCGCTCTCTACGCCCATATCCTGGAGAAAGATGCTGTCATTAAGGTACTCCACCAGCGTTTGCACCAGGACCAGGTCGAGAAGAGTGGGTTTTGTCTGCGCGCCGCCATGTCCACTTCTTCAATCAGCACGGCCAAGTGCGCCAGCGTAAGCAAAG GTAAGAGTCTGTCAGACgaccagactcctgtctctcctttccgGTGCTCCTCCCCAGCTCACCCCAGCCAGAGCTGTGGATCAGAGGATGGAGCTAAGGTCAAGGAGCCAACCACTGGTTCTAAACTCAGCATTG ACAACGCTGCTGCTCAACAACTAAAGTCCTCCTCCTTGAACACATTGAGAGGCCTGGATGACTTGGAGGCAGAGGCAGTGGAAATCTTCATTTGA